A genomic region of Oncorhynchus mykiss isolate Arlee chromosome 2, USDA_OmykA_1.1, whole genome shotgun sequence contains the following coding sequences:
- the gbp gene encoding glycogen synthase kinase binding protein, producing the protein MPCRKENYILLEQSVTVDSKEVDALVTKIGEALQLHNNSANQKTMSCLHGLNGNCSSSNIKQANNNNNGVAQQKRTGCCIRLRNRGQRSNRASPYSFPGSSNQEWDNFKPWNRKRISAAVENDDPHQLLQELILSGNLIKEAVRRLQFSTTECGDLSDNL; encoded by the coding sequence ATGCCTTGTCGAAAGGAGAACTACATCCTCTTGGAGCAGTCTGTTACCGTCGATTCGAAAGAAGTGGACGCTTTGGTCACGAAAATCGGCGAGGCGCTGCAGCTTCACAACAATAGTGCTAATCAAAAGACGATGTCGTGTCTCCACGGTCTCAACGGCAACTGCAGCAGTAGCAACATCAAACAagctaacaacaacaacaatggcGTGGCCCAGCAAAAACGAACCGGGTGCTGCATACGGCTTCGAAACCGGGGGCAACGTAGTAACAGAGCTAGTCCATACAGCTTCCCTGGCTCAAGTAACCAGGAGTGGGACAATTTCAAACCTTGGAACCGAAAGAGGATCAGCGCAGCTGTCGAGAACGACGACCCACATCAGTTACTTCAGGAATTAATATTGTCTGGGAATCTAATCAAAGAAGCGGTCAGGCGGCTGCAGTTCTCTACGACGGAGTGTGGAGATCTTTCGGACAATCTGTAA
- the LOC110486681 gene encoding potassium voltage-gated channel subfamily V member 1-like — MMSSSSSPAEFYRDSTSLLSIDSSVFYSEPPPVCGNPLDFFTINVGGSRYVLSQELLASHPETRLGKLALSTRDSALELCDDTDFLENEFFFDRNSQTFQYVINFYRTGHLHVREELCVLSFLQEIEYWGIDELCIDPCCRGRYYRRKELKESLDMRNEAEADESQDEDFNDAACPDLRRHLWDLLEKPESSRAARAFGTLSIIFVAVSIVNIVLISLDLGDVGGNGIGDESGGSDGGTPFFVDALEYVCVVWFTGELVLRFICVRDKCRFTRSVPNVIDLLAILPFYVTLAVEILHGGSTELENMGHVVQLLRLMRSLRMLKLGRHSTGLKSLGLTIAQCYEEVGLLLLFLSVGISIFAMVEFALEHDIPGTSFSSVPCAWWWATTSMTTVGYGDIRPDTTLGKVLAFLCILSGILILALPIAIINDRFSACYFTLKMKEAALRHGEALKRLARGSLGDSEVGGAARGGGVNLRDVYARSVTEMLKLQGRERASTRSSGGGELWW, encoded by the exons ATGATGAGCAGCTCATCCAGCCCAGCTGAGTTCTACAGGGACAGCACCTCCCTCCTGTCCATAGACTCCAGCGTCTTCTACAGCGAACCCCCTCCTGTCTGTGGCAACCCACTGGACTTCTTCACCATCAATGTGGGTGGCAGCCGCTACGTTCTCTCCCAGGAGCTGCTGGCATCCCACCCAGAAACCCGGCTGGGCAAGCTGGCCCTGTCCACACGGGACTCTGCCCTAGAGCTCTGCGACGACACTGACTTCCTGGAGAATGAGTTCTTCTTCGACCGCAACTCACAGACCTTCCAGTATGTGATAAACTTCTACCGCACAGGCCACCTGCATGTCAGGGAGGAGCTTTGCGTGCTCTCCTTCCTCCAGGAGATTGAGTACTGGGGCATCGACGAGCTCTGCATCGATCCCTGCTGCCGGGGACGCTACTACCGCCGCAAGGAGCTCAAGGAGAGCCTGGACATGCGGAACGAGGCTGAGGCTGACGAAAGCCAGGACGAAGACTTCAACGACGCCGCGTGCCCAGATCTCCGCCGGCACCTGTGGGACCTGCTGGAGAAGCCAGAGTCTTCACGAGCGGCTCGCGCCTTCGGCACGCTGTCAATCATCTTCGTGGCGGTATCCATTGTCAACATTGTGCTCATCTCGCTGGACCTGGGGGATGTGGGTGGGAACGGGATCGGTGACGAGAGTGGGGGCAGTGACGGGGGTACACCTTTCTTCGTGGATGCACTGGAATATGTGTGCGTGGTGTGGTTCACTGGCGAGCTGGTGCTACGCTTCATCTGCGTACGCGACAAGTGCCGCTTCACCCGTAGTGTTCCCAATGTGATCGACCTGCTAGCCATCCTGCCCTTCTATGTGACTCTGGCAGTTGAGATTCTGCACGGTGGCTCTACAGAGCTGGAGAACATGGGCCACGTGGTGCAGTTGCTCAGGCTCATGAGGTCCCTGCGCATGCTCAAACTGGGACGCCACTCCACAG GCCTCAAGTCCCTGGGCCTGACCATTGCCCAGTGCTACGAAGAGGTGGGtctcctgctcctcttcctctccgTGGGCATCTCCATCTTCGCCATGGTGGAGTTTGCCCTGGAGCATGACATCCCCGGTACCTCATTCAGCAGTGTGCCGTGTGCCTGGTGGTGGGCCACCACCTCCATGACCACGGTGGGCTACGGAGACATCCGCCCCGACACCACCCTGGGCAAGGTGCTGGCCTTTCTCTGCATCTTGTCTGGCATCCTGATCTTGGCACTGCCCATCGCTATCATCAACGACCGCTTCTCTGCCTGCTACTTCACTCTCAAGATGAAGGAGGCGGCGCTGCGGCACGGGGAGGCGCTCAAGAGGCTGGCGCGGGGTTCCCTGGGTGACTCGGAGGTGGGTGGGGCagcaaggggaggaggggtgaacCTGAGAGATGTTTACGCCAGGAGTGTGACGGAGATGCTGAAGctgcaggggagggagagggccAGCACGCGGAGTAGTGGAGGGGGTGAGCTCTGGTGGTAG